Genomic DNA from Nocardioides aquaticus:
CTACGAGGTCCTCGGACCCGGGCTGTACCTGTGGACCAGTCCCCAAGGCGAGCGGTACTTGAGGTCCCACGCCGGGACGCATCCGATCGACCAGCTCCCACCGGGTCCACCACCCGACCCGCTGCCCGAGTCGCCGGACACCACCCCGTACCTGGACCCGTCACCTCCGGTCGCCGACGACCCCGACGACCCCGACGACCCCGACGAGTCACCACCCCGCGACAACACACCACCGTTCTGACCCGTTGACCACCAGCAGCAGCCGTACCGCCGGACCGGGCACGCCCACCGGCGGTACCGGCACGCCCGGACCTCCCCCGGTCACGCGGTGGCTCTCGACTCGCGATCTGGTGCCACCTGCTGACACCGGATCACGACCCGACCACCCCCGCGGCACGGCCCCACCATCGACCCACCGCGACTGGTCTCGTGACGCTCGCTTCGCTCGCTCCACGACCACCGGGGTTGGCGCGCTCGCTCCTCGAGCACCGCTGGCCGGCGCGGCACGCCACCCCTCCGACGGGGACCCCCTGATTCGCGTCGGAGGTGGGGTGCTTGTAATATCTCCCGAGTCGCCAGCACGGCGGCAGGTCTGGGGCTGTGGCGCAGCTGGTAGCGCATCTGCATGGCATGCAGAGGGTCAGGGGTTCGAGTCCCCTCAGCTCCACCGAGACCGGTACGACGGCGGGTTCCTCCAGGGGAACCCGCCGTCGTTCGTTCGTCGTCCTGGGGGTCAGCTCGCGTGCCCCACCGACACGGTCGCGTCCTCGGGGACGGGCACGCGATCCTCGGTGTCGAGGCGGCTGGGCCACCAGATCCGCCCGCCCAGGTCCATGTTGATCGCGGTCACGAGCACCGAGCGCACGATCATCGTGTCGAGGATGACGCCGAGCGCGACGGCGACGCCGAGCTGCGCCAGGAACACCACGGGGATGGTGCCCAGCACCAGGAACGTGGCGGCCAGCACGAGCCCGGCGCTGGTGATCACCCCGCCGGTGGAGGTCAGCGCCACCAGGGCGCCCGTACGGGTGCCGGAGTGCCTCGTCTCCTCACGCACCCGGGTCATCAGGAAGATGTTGTAGTCGATCCCGAGGGCCACGAGGAACACGAAGGCGAAGAGGGGGAAGCCGGGATCGGACCCGGCGAACCCGAAGACGTACTCGAACAGCATCGCCGAGATGCCGAGGGCGGCCCCGAAGGACAGCACGACCGTCACGATCAGGATGACCGGCGCCAGCACCGAGCGCAGCAGGATCATGAGGATGAGCAGCACCAGGAGCAGGATGACCGGGATGATCACCAGGTTGTCGCGGTTGGCGGCGTCCCGGGTGTCGAGGAAGAACGCCGAGCTGCCACCCACCAGCGCGTCGGCGCCGTCGAGGTCGTGCACGGCGCCGCGGACGCGTTCGACGGTGGCGAAGGCCGTAGGCGAGGCCGGGTCGGCGTCGATGGCGGCCTCGACGAAGGTGACGTCACCGGCGGTGACGGCAGGTTTGGGCGGCTCCACGCCCTCGAGACCCGTCAGCGCCTCGGTGACCGCGACGTCGGTGCCGGCCTGCGCCACCACCATCACCGTGTTGGACTGGTCGACCAGGCCGGCGTCCACCAGGACCTGCTGGCCGGTCACCGACTGGAACTCCTCGGTGTAGGAGTGCGCGGTCGACAGCCCGTTCGTGTCGAGGCGGAGCAGGCCCAGACAGGCGATCGCCAGCAGCACGGAGGTGACCACCCAGACCTGGCGCGGGCGGGGTGCGATCCAGCGCCCGACCCTGGCCCAGACGCCGGTCTGGGTCGGCTCCGCCGAGCCGAACCCGGGACGGCGCGGCCAGAAGATCCACCGGCCGGTGATCACCAGCAGGGCGGGCAGGAGCGTCACCATGACGACGAAGGTGACGGTGATGCCGATCGCCGCGACCGGCCCGAGGCCGGCGGTGGAGTTCATCTCGGCGAACAGCAGGCACAGCATGCCCAGCGCCACCGTCGCGGCGCTGGCCAGCAGGGCCGGGGCGGCGCGGTGGAGCGCGAACGCCATCGCCTCGTGCCGGTCCGCGTGCCGACGGAGCTCCTCGCGGTAGCGCGCCACGAGCAGCAGGGCGTAGTCGGTGCCGGCGCCGATCACCAGGATGGTGAGGATCGCGTACGACTGGCCGTTCACGGTGAGACCGGCGTCCCGGGCCAGGAAGTAGATCAAAGCCTGGGACACGAACAGGGCCACGACCGCGCTCAGGATCGGCAGGATCCACAGGACCGGGCTGCGGTAGGTCAGCAGCAGGATCAGGATGACGACGCCCAGGGTGGCGGCGAGCAGGGTGGTGTCGATCCCGCCGAACGCCTCGGCGGCGTCGGCGGCCTGGCCGCCGGCGCCGGCCACGTAGACCTCCACGCCATCGATGGCGGCGGTGGCCCGCAGCTCGTCGGCGATGCCCGGCATCTCGTTCCAGCCCTCGGCGCCGAGGTCGAAGGTGATGCTGGTCTGCGCGACCCGACCGTCCTGCGAGAGGGCGGGGAAGCCGAGCTGCTCGGCGGTGGCGGGGCTGACGACGGGCGGGGCCCGGCCCTCCGTGGGCGCGGCGACGCCGTCCATCGTCGCGAACTCCGCAGCCTGGTCCTCGATCGCGGCGAGATCGCTCTGCGTGAGTCCGGCGCCCCGTTCGTAGACCACGACGGTGGGGATGGCGTTCGGGTCCTGGAACGGCTCGAGCCGCTCGAGGGCCCGGGTCGACTCGGCAGACTCCGGCAGCCACGAGGAGGCCTCGTTGTTCTGGACGTCGGCAAGCTTGGCCGCGAACCCCGCGGAACCGGCCATCACCACGAGCCAGGCGACCACGACGAGCCACTTGGTGACACGTCCGGTCAGGATGCCCGCGAGCCCACGGTTCATGACTACCAGTGGAGCAGAACCCCCGGGGGACCGCACCCGAGGACTAGGTCCCGGTGGTGGCCCGCACCGGCTCCAGCTCGTCCCAGTCCACCGCGGTGACCCGCTGCTGGTACTCCGAGACGGTGCCGGGCCAGTTGGTGGTGATCCGGCTGCCCTCCTTGTACCAGCTGTCGCAGTCCGCCCAGGCGCTGTCGGTGAGGCGTTCCTGGACCTCGGCGTCCCAGCCGGTGGCGACCTCCGGGCGCACGTCGAGCAGCACCAGGTCACCGGCGGCGCGTCGGCGGCCGATCTCGGCGGCGACCTCGGCGAC
This window encodes:
- a CDS encoding MMPL family transporter; amino-acid sequence: MNRGLAGILTGRVTKWLVVVAWLVVMAGSAGFAAKLADVQNNEASSWLPESAESTRALERLEPFQDPNAIPTVVVYERGAGLTQSDLAAIEDQAAEFATMDGVAAPTEGRAPPVVSPATAEQLGFPALSQDGRVAQTSITFDLGAEGWNEMPGIADELRATAAIDGVEVYVAGAGGQAADAAEAFGGIDTTLLAATLGVVILILLLTYRSPVLWILPILSAVVALFVSQALIYFLARDAGLTVNGQSYAILTILVIGAGTDYALLLVARYREELRRHADRHEAMAFALHRAAPALLASAATVALGMLCLLFAEMNSTAGLGPVAAIGITVTFVVMVTLLPALLVITGRWIFWPRRPGFGSAEPTQTGVWARVGRWIAPRPRQVWVVTSVLLAIACLGLLRLDTNGLSTAHSYTEEFQSVTGQQVLVDAGLVDQSNTVMVVAQAGTDVAVTEALTGLEGVEPPKPAVTAGDVTFVEAAIDADPASPTAFATVERVRGAVHDLDGADALVGGSSAFFLDTRDAANRDNLVIIPVILLLVLLILMILLRSVLAPVILIVTVVLSFGAALGISAMLFEYVFGFAGSDPGFPLFAFVFLVALGIDYNIFLMTRVREETRHSGTRTGALVALTSTGGVITSAGLVLAATFLVLGTIPVVFLAQLGVAVALGVILDTMIVRSVLVTAINMDLGGRIWWPSRLDTEDRVPVPEDATVSVGHAS